CAGAAGACAGTGAAGCACAAGCAAAGAGTGAACTGGGAAAACCTCATTTTGAACGTTTTGTTAATGGGATTACCGACGAGAATTGGCCATCACTCAGTCACGCTGAAGAGGCTCGCTGCTTATGGGCAGCCTCTTTGTTACGCTGGAAAGGTCTTGAGCGCTTTATCACTGCCTTGCGTCTTGTTCATCGCCATCAACCCATCTACTCTACGATTTGCTACATAAAACCCAAGCAGATCAAACTTGGCGTCTCGAATGCCCCAGTCGATATTCCCCTAACAGATTGGTATCACGACCCGTACAATTTTGACCAACTAAGGAGCCATTGTTCGATTTTCGTATCGACCAGTGACAACGAACCATTTGGTCTTTCTATCCTTGAAGCGCTTGCAGCAGGAATGTGTGTCGTGATTCCAAATGACAACAGTTACTGGGATCAGCACCTCAGCCACGGCGTAGACTGCATTAAATATCAAACCGGTGATGAAGCCTCGTTAGCCAACGCACTTCTGTTGCTGCAGCAAAACCCTCTGACATTAGCAAGCATTAGGGCTCAATCATTGTTGCGCGCAGAGCACTACCACGCCGCCGATCGCTACCGTGAAATCATCGCAGCGGTTAGCACACCACAATGGATAAAGAGCGCCGACTTATTCAATGTTGATGGTGTTAAGAAGGGTTTATGAGTAGCAGTGCAAACCCCGTCCAAAGCATGTTTCTCTATGGACTGGCTCTGTTGTTTCTCAAAGGGGCATCATTAATCGCTTTACCAGTCATGACCTTTTTCCTTACAGTCGAACAGATTGGTCAGTTAGAACTCATTGCCGTCACACAGACCTTTTTCGCTCTGTTGGTTTCGTTATCAATGCATGAAAACCTGTATCGTTTTGTAGCCACCATTGATAGTCGCCGCCAACGCCATTTAGCCGTGAGTCAGCTATATAACACCACCATGTTGCTGTCGCTCACTTTCATTGCTCTTCTCACCATCGGATACTGGCTATACCATCGCTATTTCGCCATGGATCATGGCTATTTCACCCCCACTCAATTAGCGTTAATGGCTGGAGGGCTAGCGGTACAAGGCAGCATTGAAATCAGTCTGGCATGGTTGCGCTTACAGGACAAAGCATGGACTTTTTTTAAACTGAGTCTCTTTTGTGCCAGTTTACAAGTCGGGTTAATCATAGCGGCGGTTTCACTTTCGCCAACGGTAACCACCGTGCTAGCGGTCGGGGTATTTTGCGTCTTTGTCCAGTTAACTCTTTTACATCTACACAACCAATTTCAACTTAAGCTGCTTAATATTCAACAACTCAAAGCTTATCTCAAATACTGTCTACCAATCATGTTGTCCGCGCTGGTTGCATTTGCGCTTAATGGCGGTGAACGCTGGATGTTGGTTCAAGGCCACCGTTTTGATCTTCTTGCCCAATACGCCATTGCGCTTAAGTTTTCACTTGCCGTTGGCATTCTACTCCAACCGTTTCATATGTGGTGGATGCCAAAACGGTTTGAATATTGGCGCAATAGTGGGGAATCAGTAACATCAAAAATTAGCCAGTTCGGCATCGTCTATGCGTGTTTACTCGCACTTGCTGTCACTTGGGGCGGAAAGATATTTATATCCGTATTTCTGCCAACCCAATACCAATTGGCTAGCTATCTTATCGCCGTCACCGTAATTGCAATGTTATTTAAAGAGCTCACCGAGATCATCAACATTGGGTTACTAAAAGCGAAACGTACCCAAACCCTATTTACCATCAATGCTTGTATTACGCTTTTTTTTGTTGGCTCCATTTTAATCATCTGCAGACTCAGTGATGCCAACCCTTTGTGGATTGTTTCCATTGGTATCTGCTTTGCTCAAGCTTTGCGTTGCTCTGCGATTTTTATTGCAAGTCAGTCGTTGAGTGCGCTCCCGTATCAAACTGGTAGAGCGGTCTTGTTCATCTGCTTAACCGCGAGCTTAATTCTTAGCACATGGCTGGTTAATGCCACCTTAACCAGTGCTGTATTCCTCATGCTTGAACTCATCACTTTGGCGGTGGTGGCACACCATATAAATCTGTTCAAACACCCTTTCCACAAGATGCGTAAGGCGATGCTAAGGATGGAAGCATGAGACAAGCGACGCCCAACTTTCATCTCTTTATCTTGTTTACACTCTGTTGTGGTTTAGCAGCTGTATGGTTATTGGTGCCAGACCCGCGTCTTATCATCGCACTGTGTCTGCTTCCTCTCGGGGCCTTATTTGTTGTTAATCAGACTTTCTGGTTAGTTAGCTTGTTCGTGATTTTTTCTTTCTTTCGTATCCATGAAGCCTTTCCTCAACTCTATCACCTACGTATCCCTTTACTACTTTCGATGGGTTCACTCAGTGCGTTACTTTGGCATGTGTTAATCACCAAACAACTCAAGCCTTATTGGCACCCAGTGCTAACTTGGATGAGCCTTTTCTGGCTGATCGTAATTTTCGGCATTGTGTTTGCCGCCAATCGAGGGATTGCTCTCGAATACTTCAAGAATATCTACTGGAAAATCATGGTAATGTCTCTTGCCATCACTTGGCTGGTTAATACCAGTGCAAGCGTTAAGAAAATTTCGCTGTTGATTATATTCGCTGGGCTTTTGGTGGCAGGTGTTGCAATTAGCAACTCAATTAACGGTATCGGCTTAGTCGAGGGCAGTCGTGTGACCATCGGCCGCGACTTAGGCTCAATGCTCGGCGACCCAAATGACTTGTCATTGGTTTTGATGTTTCCACTCGCCTTCTCTCTCAGTTTGATGATGACCAAGTCGCTTGGTGTCGTTCGGGTTCTTGGCTTGCTCTGTTCTGTGGCAGCATTGTTCGCCGTTATTGCAACACAAAGCCGTGGAGGGTTGCTTGGGTGTGTCGCTGTACTTGGCATGTTAGGTCTAAAACACATTCGTTCAAGAACCCTACTTGTTACCATCGCTATCATTGCGGCAGCCGCCCTGTATGCAGTAGCAGACATTTCAGATCGTCAATCCGGAGGCGCTGCGGAAGAAGGTATTGATGCCTCGGCGATGGGCCGCTTATACGCTTGGGAAGCCGCGTTTAAAATGGCGATTGAGCACCCATTCAGTGGTGTGGGTATCGATAACTTTTATGCCAACTACTATTTCTATAGCTCACATTGGGATGGGCTCAATCACGCCGTCCATAGCACTTGGTTTGGCGTGCTTGCCGAAACGGGCTTTGTTGGTTTAGTCGTATTTATTGGTTTGATTGTTTGTGTACTAAAAACGTGTCGCAAGAGCATCGAAATCATCAATTCAGACCCTGACTCTTACTCCCCTTATATCCACGCCACGACCTATGCGGTGTTGTCCGGTATCGTTGGCACTATTGTTTCGGGAACCTTTCTCACTCAAGGTTTCAACTGGCCTATCTATATCCTCTCAGCCTTGGCGGTTGCGTGTCGACAAGTCATTCAAAATGATTCTCAGAATAAAAATCAAGCTTCACCCTAGCCACACCACAAACTTATCTAATTGTTTTTACTAGTTTATTTAAATGGCACGCAATATGAAACAACCTGATTAAACTCATAGTTTACGAGGTTGATAATGTCAGTTGCTACTCTTAAGACTTGGTTGCAAAACCACCCTAATCCTCGCTTTCGTCAGATGTTTCAAACCTTGAAACAAGCACGCGCGCGCGGCTTACCGACACCAAAACTATACAATCTTATTGTGTTGAATCTCTTTCAGCTAATTAGCATGTTGTGGTCGACATCAATGCGCCTATTGCTTCATACCCCGGTGTTCAAAGGGCGGTTAACAACTTATGGCAAGAACCTCTACTTATACGGCGGCATCCCTTTTGTCTCAGGGCCACTTAGTATTACCGTGGGTGACGATTGCCGCATTTCAGGTCAAACGACATTTTCTGGACGTGCGCAAACTCATTCGCCAAGCTTGGAAATTGGTAATAATGTCGACATAGGTTGGCAAAACACTTTTGCCGTAGGTAAACGCATTGTTTTGGAAGATAACGTGCGACTGGCTGGTGGGATTTTTCTTTTCGGCTATTCAGGTCATGCAATCGATGCCGAAGCAAGAGCATTAGGTGCTGGTGATGATGAGCACGATATTGGAGACATTATCATTAAGCGCGATGTGTGGCTGGGTACCAACGTCACCGTATGCCCTAACGTCACCATTGGACAAGGAACCATAGTGGGAACCGGCAGCGTTGTTACGCATGACTTGCCTGAATTTGTTGTCGCAGTAGGCAACCCTGCTCGCATCGTTCGTCACCTCAAGGAGCAGCCTCATGCGTGATATGATCGTGTTTGGTGAAGACTTTGGCGGTCTTCCCTCTAGTACTCAACATTTAATCAAGCACCTTCCTAATATGGGAAAAATCATTTGGGTGAACTCCATTGGTTTGCGCCAACCTCGTTTTAATAAACACGATTGCGCGCGGGTGTTCAGTAAACTCTTCCCAACCGTTGCAAACTCACAGACTAAGCAAGCCTCACCAAAGCACATTAAAGTGGTAAACCTGCGTACAATACCTGCACCAAGCAGCAAACTAAGCCGTAAGCTTGCGCGCAACATGATGCTGCAGCAACTTGAGCCGATTCTCCGTCAACACAATATTGAACGGCCGATTCTATGGGCGTCACTTCCGACCGTTGCCGACCTATGCGGTCATCTTGGTGAGCAAAGCGTCGTCTACTACTGCGGTGACGATTTTTCAGCGTTGGCTGGCGTGGATCATGATACGGTTAAGCAACATGAGCTTAAGTTAGTTGATAAAGCGAACGTAGTTTTCGCCGCAAGCAGCAAAATTGCCGACATGTTTCCACGGTGCAAAACGCTACTTCTTCCCCATGGCGTGGATGTCGAACTATTCACAACGCCAACTAAGCGCGCAGATGACCTACCCAACCGAGGAAGACCTATCGCAGGATTTTATGGCAGCTTGTCAAACTGGTTAGACTATCAACTCATCGAGACAGTCGCTCGGCAGATGATCCATTGGGATTTTGTCTTTATTGGCCCCAACGAACTCGAATACAACCCATTGCCTCAATTAGACAACGTGTTTTACCTCGGGCCAAAGCCGCATCATATGCTCGCCAGTTATAGCCAACATTGGCAAGCAAGCTTATTGCCGTTTCAATCGAATCGTCAAATCGAGGCATGTAATCCGCTCAAACTAAGAGAATATTTAGCGGCAGGAACACCGGTGATTGCCACGCCATTTCCCGCACTCGCTCCCTATAGTCGATATATTCATATCACTGCAGATGCAGGGCAATTATGCTCAACTCTCAACAATCTGAGCCTGAAACAGCGCTTGCCAACTGGCATCGTCAGTGGGGAAAGTTGGCAGTCACGCAGTGAGTGGGTGCGACACATCATGGAGTTGCTATGAACAATTTACCGTTTCGCCTGATTCAATTGTTCAATGCAGCGTGGCGACAACGCTACGTCATCGTCATCCCCGCGCTTCTGTTTCCGTTTATCGGCGTTCTGGTCGCTAAAATCGCGCCCACCGTGTACGTCTCTCATACCAGTATGCTGGTGCAAGAGACCGCCAAAATGAATCCGTTTCTGGAAGATATTGCCGTCTCAACCATGCTTAAAGAGCGCTTAAACGACCTGACTACGCTATTAAAAAGTCGCCACATCTTGCACTCAGTAGCCCAAGAGCAAAACCTAATCACGAGCGACATGTCGGCGAAAGAACAAGAGCAAGTCATTAATAAGCTTTCTCAAAGTTTGTCCGTAAGTCAGCAAGGGAAGGACTTTCTAAAAATTGAGTTAAAAGCATCGAAAGCGGAAGGCTTAGAGGCTCTTTTAAGTGCCATCAGTCGACACTTTATCGAGCAATTACTCGCGCCCGAACGATCCTCGATACGGGACTCGAGAGAGTTTCTGAATATCCATATCGCCAAACGCGAGAAAGAGCTTGAACAGGCGGAGAATGCACTGGCTGATTTTCGCAATCAGCATCTTTCTGTTACCCCAGAAATGCAGCAACAAAGCTTGACACAATTGGCGCGTTTAAAACAAACCCTTGCAGAAAAAGAGGCCGAGCTTGCTGGCGTCGAGAAAAGCTTAGGCTCGCTTGATCAACAGTTATCCAAAACAAATCCTGTTATTGGCAAAATTGAGGATCAAATCATTGAAATACGCAGTGAGCTTACTCTGTTGCAAGCCAAATACACCGACAATCACAGCTCTGTCCAAGCCAAAAAGCGCGAATTGGGTCGCTTGGAAAGTGAGCGCAATACATTACTCGACACGGAGCAAACTCATATTGGCAGCGACCAACTGTGGGATATTGCCAGTAGTAGCCGCTTCTCCGAACTTAACGAAATCCAACCATTATTGGTGACGCAACTACAAAGTTTACAGATGGTACGAAGTCGATACGAATCGCTGACTGAAGAAACCAAGAGCCTGCGCAATATGATCAACGACATTGAGCAGCAAGCGCAAAACTTCGGTAACACAGCGAAAACCATGCGCCGCCTAGAGCGTGATGCCTTGCTCAAGCGCCAACTCTACGATGAGTTATTGCAGCGCTATGAGATGGCGCAACTGACAGGCTCACTGGGCGTATTTGAGCAAAACAAGCGCGTTAAGATCATTGATTTACCTTATACCCCAACCTCACCATCCAATCTGCCCACCGTGCTATTTGTGATTGCTGGTTTGTTAGGAGGCATCGGGCTAGGTGTAGGGCTCGCAATTATCTTTGAACTGAGTAACTCTTCAGTACGAACCGCCGATCAAATTACGCACATCACAGGTTATCCAGTCATCAGTACCATTCCGAGACTTTCAAACCGATTCTCAAAATAAAAAAACGGCTCCAACCAGACTTACTAAAGACATAAATAACTGAATAGTATAGAAATAATTTTGGGCACGCTTTCTGCAATCTAGCTATTACGGAATACAGGAGAGCGAATATGCAGCCAGTCAACCAATCATCTCAAGGTGGCATAAACAAACCACAATCTGCCCAGCAGGCTCCAAGACGTCTGACTGTGCATGTTGTTCAGCATCTAAAGCCCGGCGGTATCGAAGCGTTGGTGTTAGAAATGTTGCGCCGCTCGACACCACGAGACCGCTCAATTGTGATAAGCCTTGAGGGTGACAGAGCAAGTGCCATTAAGGCGTGGAGCAAACTTGCTCCGTTTTCGAGACAGCTGTTATTTCTTGATAAGCCCTCAGGTGTTTCGCCTAGTACCGTGCCTAAACTTTGTCGCCTGTTCAAAGTACTGCAACCAGACGTAGTCCATACCCACCATATTGGACCATTACTCTACGCAGGGTGTGCAGCAAGACTGTCGGATGTGGCTTGCGTCATTCATACCGAGCATGACGGCTGGCATTTCGACAATCGAAAACGCGCTCGTTTACAGAGTCTTGCGTTAAACGTGGTCAAACCGCGATTGGTCGCTGACGCTCAGTTTGTCGCCAAACAGCTCTCAAAGCGATTTGAGTATACCGACCTTT
This is a stretch of genomic DNA from Vibrio panuliri. It encodes these proteins:
- a CDS encoding GumC family protein: MNNLPFRLIQLFNAAWRQRYVIVIPALLFPFIGVLVAKIAPTVYVSHTSMLVQETAKMNPFLEDIAVSTMLKERLNDLTTLLKSRHILHSVAQEQNLITSDMSAKEQEQVINKLSQSLSVSQQGKDFLKIELKASKAEGLEALLSAISRHFIEQLLAPERSSIRDSREFLNIHIAKREKELEQAENALADFRNQHLSVTPEMQQQSLTQLARLKQTLAEKEAELAGVEKSLGSLDQQLSKTNPVIGKIEDQIIEIRSELTLLQAKYTDNHSSVQAKKRELGRLESERNTLLDTEQTHIGSDQLWDIASSSRFSELNEIQPLLVTQLQSLQMVRSRYESLTEETKSLRNMINDIEQQAQNFGNTAKTMRRLERDALLKRQLYDELLQRYEMAQLTGSLGVFEQNKRVKIIDLPYTPTSPSNLPTVLFVIAGLLGGIGLGVGLAIIFELSNSSVRTADQITHITGYPVISTIPRLSNRFSK
- a CDS encoding O-antigen ligase family protein — protein: MRQATPNFHLFILFTLCCGLAAVWLLVPDPRLIIALCLLPLGALFVVNQTFWLVSLFVIFSFFRIHEAFPQLYHLRIPLLLSMGSLSALLWHVLITKQLKPYWHPVLTWMSLFWLIVIFGIVFAANRGIALEYFKNIYWKIMVMSLAITWLVNTSASVKKISLLIIFAGLLVAGVAISNSINGIGLVEGSRVTIGRDLGSMLGDPNDLSLVLMFPLAFSLSLMMTKSLGVVRVLGLLCSVAALFAVIATQSRGGLLGCVAVLGMLGLKHIRSRTLLVTIAIIAAAALYAVADISDRQSGGAAEEGIDASAMGRLYAWEAAFKMAIEHPFSGVGIDNFYANYYFYSSHWDGLNHAVHSTWFGVLAETGFVGLVVFIGLIVCVLKTCRKSIEIINSDPDSYSPYIHATTYAVLSGIVGTIVSGTFLTQGFNWPIYILSALAVACRQVIQNDSQNKNQASP
- a CDS encoding acyltransferase gives rise to the protein MSVATLKTWLQNHPNPRFRQMFQTLKQARARGLPTPKLYNLIVLNLFQLISMLWSTSMRLLLHTPVFKGRLTTYGKNLYLYGGIPFVSGPLSITVGDDCRISGQTTFSGRAQTHSPSLEIGNNVDIGWQNTFAVGKRIVLEDNVRLAGGIFLFGYSGHAIDAEARALGAGDDEHDIGDIIIKRDVWLGTNVTVCPNVTIGQGTIVGTGSVVTHDLPEFVVAVGNPARIVRHLKEQPHA
- a CDS encoding glycosyltransferase, whose protein sequence is MTRQHNIIFDPIAFKGGSKIATAEALSLCEPSKVHFTVITCDREFWQQSALAKVHRVKIVKLPAIPWLREQVHGPLFWLNQVYFTIMLLGCTLLFGRPHRLIGASGPGVDMPVYLLTWVLKCSVIQLIHGNVACSRSIGWCLTRAERVFYLASTKQSLLDSLARYYQHKSNSEDSEAQAKSELGKPHFERFVNGITDENWPSLSHAEEARCLWAASLLRWKGLERFITALRLVHRHQPIYSTICYIKPKQIKLGVSNAPVDIPLTDWYHDPYNFDQLRSHCSIFVSTSDNEPFGLSILEALAAGMCVVIPNDNSYWDQHLSHGVDCIKYQTGDEASLANALLLLQQNPLTLASIRAQSLLRAEHYHAADRYREIIAAVSTPQWIKSADLFNVDGVKKGL
- a CDS encoding glycosyltransferase family protein, with the protein product MRDMIVFGEDFGGLPSSTQHLIKHLPNMGKIIWVNSIGLRQPRFNKHDCARVFSKLFPTVANSQTKQASPKHIKVVNLRTIPAPSSKLSRKLARNMMLQQLEPILRQHNIERPILWASLPTVADLCGHLGEQSVVYYCGDDFSALAGVDHDTVKQHELKLVDKANVVFAASSKIADMFPRCKTLLLPHGVDVELFTTPTKRADDLPNRGRPIAGFYGSLSNWLDYQLIETVARQMIHWDFVFIGPNELEYNPLPQLDNVFYLGPKPHHMLASYSQHWQASLLPFQSNRQIEACNPLKLREYLAAGTPVIATPFPALAPYSRYIHITADAGQLCSTLNNLSLKQRLPTGIVSGESWQSRSEWVRHIMELL
- a CDS encoding lipopolysaccharide biosynthesis protein, translating into MSSSANPVQSMFLYGLALLFLKGASLIALPVMTFFLTVEQIGQLELIAVTQTFFALLVSLSMHENLYRFVATIDSRRQRHLAVSQLYNTTMLLSLTFIALLTIGYWLYHRYFAMDHGYFTPTQLALMAGGLAVQGSIEISLAWLRLQDKAWTFFKLSLFCASLQVGLIIAAVSLSPTVTTVLAVGVFCVFVQLTLLHLHNQFQLKLLNIQQLKAYLKYCLPIMLSALVAFALNGGERWMLVQGHRFDLLAQYAIALKFSLAVGILLQPFHMWWMPKRFEYWRNSGESVTSKISQFGIVYACLLALAVTWGGKIFISVFLPTQYQLASYLIAVTVIAMLFKELTEIINIGLLKAKRTQTLFTINACITLFFVGSILIICRLSDANPLWIVSIGICFAQALRCSAIFIASQSLSALPYQTGRAVLFICLTASLILSTWLVNATLTSAVFLMLELITLAVVAHHINLFKHPFHKMRKAMLRMEA